Proteins encoded together in one Orbaceae bacterium lpD01 window:
- a CDS encoding FepA family TonB-dependent siderophore receptor, producing MAICLKPQQRLLSYLCSYLFLSTYSISLYAEEKEDKDVIVVTASSAENMLKQQLGASIITSEDIQNSSPVNDLADIIRKQPGVNLTGNSSSGARGNNRQIDIRGMGPENTLILIDGKPVTSRNAVRYGWSGERDTRGDSNWVPVEQVERIELLRGPAAARYGSGAAGGVVNIITKKPTNQWHGSLSLYGAVPQHSQYGDTKRMNVSLSGPLIEEVLSFRLYGNVNKTDADKYGINPSDNVAGREGVRNRDINGSFIWTLADNQYLTFDAGYSRQGNIYTGDTQNSTAPVDDTIVYLAKSGAETNRMYRQNYGLTYDSYWDFGQAKFTFQYDKTNNTRLKEGLAGRVEGAIASDLEFNTSRLKNFYVNGETIMPIETWLTQSLTLGVEWSKQSLDDPGSAAQADLLGLTANQQDRGKADADTTSLYIEDNIEPVVGTNIIPGLRFDHHSEFGSNFSPSLNLSQQLGDYFQLKAGIARAFKAPNLYQSNEGYLLATRGNGCPLTSNTGQCYLVGNSNLDPEISVNKEIGIEYQYASWQTSLTYFRNDYKNKIIAGQTVLEEIVVGSNIYNVTQWENSGKAVIQGLEGNLRIPLTTALSWSTNMTYMIESKDKNTGNPLSIIPKYTINSTLDWKVSDALSTFINWTQYGRQKPKEYRTRRGETLYDVEVGSYAQFAIGANYTIMKDWRVSAGIANLLDKQIYRQAKGASTYNEPGRYYYLSTTISF from the coding sequence ATGGCTATCTGTTTGAAACCACAACAACGTTTACTGTCCTACCTCTGTTCGTATCTGTTTTTAAGTACCTATTCAATATCGCTTTATGCCGAAGAGAAAGAGGATAAGGATGTCATTGTTGTTACCGCTTCCTCAGCTGAAAATATGCTCAAACAGCAATTAGGTGCCTCTATTATTACCAGTGAAGATATCCAAAACAGTTCCCCTGTCAATGATTTAGCCGATATTATTCGTAAGCAACCTGGGGTGAATTTAACCGGTAACTCCTCTTCCGGTGCACGCGGTAATAACCGCCAAATCGATATTCGTGGCATGGGACCAGAAAATACCCTCATCTTAATTGATGGTAAACCGGTAACTTCACGTAATGCTGTCCGATATGGTTGGTCAGGTGAGCGCGATACTCGTGGCGATTCAAACTGGGTTCCGGTTGAACAAGTCGAACGCATTGAGTTGTTAAGAGGACCGGCGGCAGCGCGTTATGGTTCGGGTGCGGCGGGCGGTGTAGTGAACATTATTACTAAAAAACCCACTAATCAATGGCATGGCTCGCTATCGCTCTATGGTGCGGTTCCTCAGCATAGTCAATATGGTGATACTAAACGGATGAATGTTAGTTTAAGTGGCCCTCTGATTGAGGAGGTGCTCAGTTTTCGCTTATATGGTAATGTTAATAAAACCGATGCGGACAAGTATGGCATTAATCCGTCTGACAATGTGGCAGGCCGAGAAGGAGTACGAAATAGAGATATCAATGGCTCGTTTATCTGGACGCTTGCCGATAATCAGTATTTGACCTTCGATGCTGGTTATAGCCGTCAGGGCAATATTTATACTGGCGATACGCAAAATAGCACTGCGCCAGTCGATGATACGATTGTTTATTTAGCCAAATCAGGCGCCGAAACCAATCGTATGTATCGACAAAATTATGGCCTGACCTATGATAGTTACTGGGACTTTGGTCAGGCTAAATTCACCTTTCAATATGATAAAACTAATAATACTCGTTTAAAAGAAGGTTTAGCCGGTAGAGTAGAAGGGGCGATTGCCAGTGATTTAGAATTTAATACTAGCCGACTGAAGAATTTTTATGTTAATGGTGAAACAATTATGCCGATTGAGACTTGGCTCACCCAATCATTAACCTTAGGTGTTGAGTGGAGCAAACAGTCGCTAGATGATCCCGGCTCTGCGGCACAGGCTGATCTATTAGGTTTAACAGCTAACCAACAAGATCGCGGTAAAGCCGATGCCGATACTACCAGTTTATATATAGAAGATAATATTGAACCGGTAGTGGGGACTAATATTATTCCTGGTCTACGTTTTGATCATCATAGCGAATTTGGCAGCAATTTCAGTCCTAGCTTAAATTTGTCGCAACAGCTAGGTGATTATTTTCAGCTTAAAGCGGGGATTGCCAGAGCCTTTAAAGCGCCTAATTTATATCAGTCCAATGAGGGCTACCTTCTAGCTACACGGGGTAATGGTTGTCCACTCACCAGTAATACAGGCCAATGCTATTTAGTCGGAAATAGTAATCTGGACCCGGAAATTAGTGTGAATAAAGAGATTGGCATCGAGTACCAATATGCCTCGTGGCAAACCAGTTTGACCTATTTTAGAAATGACTATAAAAATAAAATTATTGCCGGTCAAACGGTATTGGAAGAGATTGTGGTCGGCTCGAATATCTATAATGTCACGCAGTGGGAAAACTCTGGCAAAGCCGTCATTCAAGGTTTAGAAGGTAACTTGCGTATTCCTTTAACGACAGCCCTGTCTTGGTCAACCAATATGACTTATATGATCGAATCAAAGGATAAAAATACTGGTAACCCACTATCGATTATTCCTAAATATACGATTAATTCAACCTTGGATTGGAAAGTGAGTGATGCACTGAGTACTTTTATCAACTGGACTCAATATGGTCGCCAAAAGCCTAAGGAGTATCGGACGCGCCGTGGCGAAACGCTGTATGATGTAGAAGTGGGTTCCTATGCACAGTTTGCGATTGGTGCAAATTATACGATCATGAAAGATTGGCGGGTCAGTGCTGGTATCGCCAATCTGCTGGATAAACAGATCTACCGTCAAGCCAAAGGTGCCAGTACTTATAATGAACCAGGACGATACTACTATTTATCCACCACAATCTCTTTCTAA
- a CDS encoding ABC transporter ATP-binding protein yields MITIDKITKYYDDTLILNEISTRIQQGGITSIVGPNGAGKSTLLSIIGRLLLADSGQVMVSGLDVVSTKSAILAKYLSILRQENQFNSRLTVEELVGFGRFPYSQGRLTEADNEKITEALSFLNLLTLRQRFLDELSGGQRQRAYVAMVLCQDTDYVLLDEPLNNLDMRHAVAMMKQLRRAADELGKTIILVIHDINFASAYSDQIIAMKNGALCYQGTPADIMQADILTAIFDTPLTVAEIEGQRIALYYR; encoded by the coding sequence ATGATAACTATTGATAAGATCACCAAATATTATGACGATACACTGATTTTAAATGAGATTTCGACCCGCATCCAACAAGGCGGCATTACCTCGATCGTTGGACCTAATGGGGCCGGCAAATCGACCTTATTGTCGATTATTGGTCGTTTACTGCTAGCTGATTCAGGGCAGGTCATGGTGAGTGGGCTGGATGTCGTCTCCACCAAGAGTGCCATATTAGCCAAATATTTATCGATTTTGCGTCAGGAAAATCAATTCAATAGTCGGCTGACGGTTGAAGAGCTAGTCGGTTTTGGCCGCTTTCCTTATTCGCAAGGGCGCTTAACGGAAGCCGATAATGAGAAAATCACTGAAGCGCTTTCCTTTTTAAACTTGCTTACATTGCGTCAGCGCTTTTTGGATGAGCTATCGGGCGGACAGAGACAGCGCGCCTATGTGGCAATGGTACTTTGCCAAGATACCGATTATGTTCTGCTGGATGAACCGCTCAATAATCTCGATATGCGTCATGCAGTTGCCATGATGAAACAGCTTAGACGCGCGGCAGATGAACTGGGCAAAACGATTATTTTGGTGATTCATGATATCAATTTCGCCTCAGCTTATTCCGATCAGATCATCGCCATGAAAAATGGTGCACTCTGCTATCAGGGGACGCCAGCAGATATTATGCAGGCTGATATCTTAACCGCGATCTTTGACACCCCGTTAACCGTGGCTGAGATAGAAGGGCAGCGGATAGCGCTGTATTATCGTTAA
- a CDS encoding iron chelate uptake ABC transporter family permease subunit yields the protein MTINLGPNLSYILVRRSYILLTMIIVAFAASISTVLFQSVTHNRILTPSLMGFEALFILIQTMIVFFYHGTTSYWLFSLLKFIGESCLLVIFSILLYRWLFSSVHFNLNLVLMIGIVLGTLFRSTANLLQRLLDPNEFSVLQSRLFATFTRAAPELIWFSAVVVSIIGILLWRKRYLFDVLALGRNQAINLGIDYRRSVTSTLLFVSILVAISTALVGPLTFLGLMVANLAYLLSGSYQHRYSLPVAFLLAVIALIGGQLILEYGLNMAGSLSVVLEFIGGIFFIYLVLKRF from the coding sequence ATGACTATCAATTTGGGACCGAATTTATCCTATATTCTGGTCCGTCGTAGCTATATTTTATTAACGATGATAATCGTCGCGTTTGCGGCAAGTATTTCAACCGTGCTATTTCAGAGTGTGACCCATAATCGTATCTTGACACCGTCGCTCATGGGCTTTGAAGCACTGTTTATTCTGATACAAACGATGATCGTGTTTTTTTATCATGGCACCACTTCATACTGGCTATTTAGTCTGCTTAAATTTATTGGTGAGTCCTGTTTATTAGTGATTTTTTCGATTTTACTGTATCGCTGGCTGTTCTCATCGGTCCATTTTAATCTTAATTTGGTATTGATGATTGGTATCGTGCTTGGCACGCTATTTCGTAGTACCGCTAATCTGTTACAGCGACTGCTCGATCCGAATGAGTTTTCAGTACTGCAAAGCCGTCTGTTTGCCACCTTTACCCGCGCAGCACCGGAACTGATTTGGTTTTCTGCTGTGGTGGTGAGTATTATCGGTATACTTTTATGGCGAAAGCGCTATCTGTTTGATGTGCTAGCCTTAGGCCGTAATCAAGCGATTAATCTGGGTATCGATTACCGGCGCAGTGTGACCAGTACATTACTGTTTGTCTCGATTTTAGTCGCTATTTCCACCGCGTTAGTCGGTCCCTTGACCTTTTTAGGGTTGATGGTTGCTAATCTGGCTTATCTGCTGTCTGGCAGTTATCAACATCGCTATAGTTTACCGGTAGCCTTTTTACTGGCGGTGATCGCCTTGATTGGGGGACAGCTGATCCTCGAATATGGGCTGAATATGGCGGGTTCATTATCGGTGGTGCTGGAGTTTATTGGCGGGATTTTCTTTATCTATTTAGTCCTCAAAAGGTTTTAA
- a CDS encoding iron chelate uptake ABC transporter family permease subunit, with amino-acid sequence MRSAYLYLGIGILIVLSTISLFTGISHLSLATLWSDEEMRDILLISRVPRTLALLLAGSAMSVAGLIMQLLTQNRFVEPSIAGTTQSASLGLLVVMVLAPSAPMIVKMLIASLFAMAGTLLFMLILRKIVLKSALMVPLVGIMLGGVISAITVFAAMYYDLLQSLGAWINGGDFSGVIQGRYELLWLVGGLTLFACWVADRFTVAGLGREFAINVGLNYRQVMLLGLSVIAIISGIVIVVVGALPFLGLIVPNLVSLVMGDNIRKTLPWVCLVGGGLVLLCDIIGRIIRYPFEIPASTILGVFGAMIFLCLLINQSRYAKH; translated from the coding sequence ATGCGATCAGCTTATCTGTATCTCGGTATTGGTATCCTTATCGTACTATCGACGATTAGTCTGTTTACCGGTATCAGCCATCTTTCGCTGGCTACTTTATGGTCAGATGAAGAGATGCGGGATATTTTACTGATAAGCCGGGTACCTCGCACACTGGCATTATTACTAGCTGGCAGTGCAATGAGTGTGGCAGGACTAATTATGCAGCTGTTAACCCAAAATCGCTTTGTCGAGCCCTCAATTGCCGGTACTACACAATCAGCCAGCCTCGGCTTATTGGTTGTGATGGTACTAGCACCTTCCGCACCTATGATAGTCAAAATGCTGATTGCCAGTCTTTTTGCCATGGCCGGTACGCTACTATTTATGCTAATTTTGCGCAAAATAGTTCTAAAATCAGCATTAATGGTTCCCTTAGTGGGCATCATGTTAGGCGGCGTGATTAGTGCTATCACTGTTTTTGCCGCGATGTATTATGACCTGCTACAATCACTCGGTGCCTGGATCAATGGTGGCGATTTTTCTGGCGTCATACAGGGCCGCTATGAGCTCTTATGGTTAGTTGGTGGACTGACTTTATTTGCCTGTTGGGTAGCTGACCGTTTTACTGTCGCAGGCTTAGGTCGTGAGTTTGCCATTAATGTCGGATTAAATTATCGTCAGGTAATGTTGCTGGGCTTATCGGTGATTGCTATCATCAGTGGTATTGTGATTGTGGTCGTTGGTGCATTACCGTTTTTAGGACTGATTGTGCCCAATCTGGTTAGTTTGGTGATGGGGGATAACATTCGTAAAACACTACCTTGGGTCTGCTTGGTGGGGGGCGGACTGGTGTTATTGTGCGATATTATTGGCAGGATTATTCGTTATCCGTTTGAGATCCCAGCCAGCACTATTCTGGGTGTTTTTGGCGCGATGATTTTTCTGTGCTTACTAATTAATCAATCTCGTTATGCTAAACATTAA